Genomic window (Vigna unguiculata cultivar IT97K-499-35 chromosome 10, ASM411807v1, whole genome shotgun sequence):
AGGCAATCCAAATGCCAAAGTGCATCGTCTTTGTTCGGTGGGGACCCACAAGTAGCGGACCATGGGTAAGTGTCCAGttgattttgttaaatttattactaaaaaaaaaatatactccCGCCAATCTTATGTTGTCTTTTCCAAAATTTTGCTTCccttagttttttatttttattttaaaagattgttTGATTGAgactcaaatatattttaattgtttttactgAGTTAGGGTCTTATATCTACCACCACCTTTGTTACATAAGTCTGATCAGAGATGTTAAAATGATTCAAAGTCATAAAGTGAACTTCATTTATTATGGATTTGAACCTAGGATGCACGAATATatgatatgtgtatatatatccAATACATCAATATATTATGGAGTttgatatatttgatttttttattatttgaatggtttagatatttaatttatttgtctgtaaaattatataaattgacactttaatttttaactaatatttttatagtaGTATTTGATGAATAGGTAAGTATTTTGATTGTACAGTAATGAATTCACATGTCTTAATTACAACCCAGAGTTGtaaattattcttttcaaaAGGGTTAGATTTATAGATGAGAAATCTCTCCACTTACGACTTATCTCTCTCACTTTTCTATAAATCTCCtcacatttattttcttcatcacCTTCATTTCCACCATCTCAGAGTCATATCTTTCCATTCAAAACTTCTTTTATggtctattcttttatttatgttttatttttgttgaatatgaatacattataacatttttttttgaaattattgtaaGTTGTGTTGGCCACATCAacacaaacaaaattaacagTAAATATAGATTTCATTTAATGAGATGATTTTTCATCTTCAGATATGGACGTctagattaaaataatatatgactttttattttttcaccaaGACTAACATACTTGTGATGTAAAAAAATTCGCACTTGCATGTGTAGATACAATCCGCAACGGAtagaaaatgatattataaatgaatatcCACAGATGATATATATGAGTAATTTTTATACCCGAATATTAACAGggcgggtacggatatcatagtatctgtatcTATGAATATCTGTACCCGttataatctaatttaaattaaaaaagattaaaaaaccattattaaaacattaacacattgattttgaatgagttattttttatgaattgattttcaaaattttttatttctttgtaaattgtcattcaacactatttaaatgagttatttgcactttatttgaaatttgtgaatgttatgcattatatttttatttgaatttatgattaaaatatattattaaatattaaaattttcttttgtaaatacccgcgggtacctgTGAATAtctgtggatattaaaaaaatatgcaaatacCTTCATAACGGATACCCGCACGAATATGAATATGGGTACgagacgaatatttatccaacagATCGGATACAGGAGAGTTACTACCCGTATCATCTCTactcataatatataaattagtatcaGACCGATAAAagctaaattaaataaatattataaatatattatattagtgtTTGTATAATCgatattaacttttaaataaataataaaataaataaaattattaacagTTTAGTtgatactaaaataaatataaatactaaacataaataaaattaatgtaattaattaagttgatagcaaccttatttttttaaaatttatttaagttaatcCTAAATCTAAATGAACTCACTActaaataatacatattttctctgtcaattttattttgaacttttttctttatgtaaaataatacttacaaatttCGTTACCAAAATAGTTTGCAagaaatttttatcattttattttaaatattttgtacaaaaaatttTTCATCACAAATCTTGTAACAAATgtttgtgaattttataattttttaaaaaataattatccacaaaaaattatttaccaattaaaattttaaaataaaatgataaaaaaaaactttttttacaaaaaaattataacaagtttacaaaataaatctcatgaaatatgaaaattttgatcATCTATTTTTGTAATGAATAGTAAATTAACTAATATGCTTacatattacataatatatagttaaatttaaaattaattttacgtttttttttttaaagtgatgtTTAACCATTGTGTTAAAATCAGTTTAATCAATTCAAATATCAATACTTTTTGTCTATGccaaaatttagaaactaatatGTAGTCAACAAAACCTTGGGAAAAATAGGTCTTTATTACTTCTGTTATTActaatctttattttaatattttctataattcaCTGATTACAACTTTTGGATTCACATTTGGCACTTGGCCATAACACACAGAGGATTCTTCTTATGCTGTGTAAGTCCTGGTAACGTTTCTGTATCAATGTCTTCGCTCTTCATTCCTTCCGGCAATTCCCAGTCAAAAGAATAAAGAAGGTTACTAAGAATAACATCCAATGAAGCCAAACCCATATGCAAACCTGGGCACATTCTACGACCAGCACCGAATGGTATCAAACAAAAATCTTGTCCTCGAAGATCTACTGTTTTATGTCtattcataaaaaagaaaaaaaatctataagaCAATCcaacaatataaatatcaatttatgtTTTGGAACACACATTTGTTCAAGGTTGTAGCAGTATACCAGAAACACATATTTATCCAAGGTTGTAGAAGTATATCATTTAGAACAATCTTCTTTTATATTGACTGTTCCTTGAACGGACAAATAAATCAAATGTCGTGACtgtgacatatatatatatatatatatatatatatatatatatatatatatatatatgtatatatgcatCTATAAAAATATCCACTGCCTATTGTATAATAAAACCAAAGATGTccatataatatctttcaatGAAGTAACGAAGATTTAATGTTGATTCTTTTACAccacaatattttatataacgTCCAAAAATATCATATGTGTAGAGTACTTTTGCTTTGTATTTATTTGAAACCAAAGTATGAAGGTACTGAGctaattacattaatattttgttttgagtTAGGATTCAAATCTAGAAccaaatgataaattaattattagggtactttatctcatttttaaaaaaatatgaagattgtattttttttatttataaatgaggtaagatttataattagatttttttttttaatttataatgagggatgattattttgtaaaaataatagtgataggtttttttttcttgcatcttatttaaaaaaataagatataaaataataaaataacattataatagtaattgtataatttagtcACAGATTCAGTGACTAATTTGTGTAACTAAAAATTTAGTTACTATTTAAATCAAGAAGAAgcaattttttatcactaatttGGTTACCGATAGTGATTGTGTGCCaagagaaaagataaaaatgaaagaaagaagttAAAGCcatagaataaaaaagaaagaagaaaataacaattGTCCAATGTACACCACTTGCAAGTGGACGGGAACCTATCAATACGACAATACAATGTCCTCTAGGGACCACCTCTAGGGAAAACCACATTAACCTCATTCGGCAACATCTTGGAGGATgtacaattattataaattactaaataaCCATATTCTTATGTTAGATGATTTATTGGATGTATTGGATGAATTGCATGGtagttgtatattttaaaatttgatttaagaAGTGGTTATCATGAAATTCAAATTAAGAACGGGATGAATGGAAAGTTGCCTTTAAAAAGATATGCATTGCATTAGTGGCTTGTGATTCATATGGGCTAACTAATGTCCTCAAGCAATTTTATGATACTAAGGGACACTTGTGTGTTGTTTTGAATGTGCTTTGAAAGAAAAAGTTGTGTTAATCTtcaaaaatttacattttacaCTTGAGTTTTGTGGTAAGTAGTTTCCAAAAGAGTGAAGGGCTCtctacaaaaaagaaaagaagatttattGATGACTTATcgataacaaaaaaattgttaataaaatgttcatcgataaattttatcaatgaatagaaaaatttatttgctATTACCGACATGATAAAATTTGTCAGGTAATTATTCATCAGTAATTATAAACCATCAAGATTCATCAATAATTACTGGGGTTAACTATGTTTTACGTCCTAAAACTATTGAACGTTTTTGGTTTTGGTCCCTCCTTCAAACTTTAATCTATTTTGGTCCCCTATCTTCTGAAATTCGTGGAATTGGTCCCTATTTTAGCACGtcgttagttttttttttgagcTAGCAAACGGAGTTCCATGTCACCCGTTATTTTAAGAGTCAATTAAGCTACAGTGAAATGTgacaaaataaaagttaattactttattttactcAAAAGCTTCAAATACAGGATTTGAACCCTAACATTGCGATTGGAGGATTGGAACGGGATTGGAACAGTGGTAATGTGCTAAAGAGTGTGACCGAAGAGGAAGATTGATTTGTGTTGGGGAAACTGAGGCAACAACATTCGTCTGGAGTCAGTTATGAAGAGTGGTAGCAAAGGTTTCAATTTTACGCAGAGGAAGATTAGTTCGAAAATGTCGCAGAGTTGTGCCTCGTCTTCGGAAATAACATCAAAAGTATGTGGGTGTGGGGAAAGATTGTTGCTCCTAAAGGTTGTAAGTATAACAATTTCCATCACTTTTGCTTGAGTTTGATGTATGGAAATGctataattttttccttttgtagtCTAATTCACACTGCAACTATTTTGAGTGGGTTAAAGAAGATGAATCTGAATTCGAAGGTAAAGAATCTGAAATTGAAGCTAACAGTAGAAAAAtagtagaagaagatgaagtttgcTTGGATAGGGACAAAGTTATTCTGGAATTgacaaagaaaaatgagaatttGAAGAGGAAATCAAACAGAGAAAAGATTAGGGAAATTCctgcaatttttatttcttatgtcGTGGGCGTTTACAGTTTTATTTGTGGTTATGTTCTTGTTGAAGGTGAATTGTAATTAGGTTAGGTATGTAGTTGTGAGTTGTGGTAGTGAAGGTTTTTATGTTTTAGGGGTTATTTTAGATAGGTATTGTATTCGTGGGGATTTGTTATTAATGAATGAATTGGTGTTCCATTtcacttggttgaattggtgtTCCATTACTCTTGAGGTATTATCAATCTGTTGGCCATTTTTTTAACTGCGCGCATGTCATATTTTTTCCGTTTTCGTAGCTTTATTTACATACTGGTTTGTTTTAAATATGGCTTATGTGAAGATTGCCATAAATGAGTTACTTCTTtactaatttgaaatttttaacagTTTGAACcaaacatataattatataaagtgGACATTGAAACCATATGAATTAAACAACTACTAAGTCATTACAAAAAGCATCATGGCTGTAATGTTTTAGTAGTGGTCCATGATAAAAATGTGGTCCCTACATCAAAAGTGGTGCCTATAACAAAAGGTGGTCCACCACATGCATACCTACCGCTATAGTGTTCCATTAGTGGGGAACAATAATGCATACATGTacacaaaaaaaacaaagttttcacttaatccaacaaaccaactacaaagttacaatgaatcaaatcACGTGGGCTGTCTAGTGGGTGCAATGCTACTTGCTTGGGACCCTATAACTTGTGGAGTTGTGTttcttgttattgttgttgcTCATTGCTTGCTGGTGCCAGCCAAAGATGAGGATCTCTCCCTCTTACGAGGCCTTTGCCTTCTTGCTTGTGCAGAATTGCTACATTCAGCTTCAGTTGCTGCTGGTGCATGGGTGTTCCTCTGTGTGTTCCTCTGTGAAATGggtattcaaattattttgaatattgtataacaaaataaagatagaaaacTGAATTAAATGTTACTTGTCTGGTTGTTCTGGTTGTGTTTCTCTTTCTGCAGGTCCTGATATTATGTCCAAACTGATTACATCTTGTACACTTCATGGCAATATTTTTCTTAGTTATCTTTGAATGACTAACATGTTCATCTACTTCCCTCATACGTAGTTTCTTGGGTCGTCCTGGTGGTGTTTTGAAGATAGGTGGTAGCAGCTCTGGGAAATCACTTTTAGGCCACATTTGTTGTCCATTTATGGGGGTTATTTCAGGTCCATAACAAGCCAGatatgcattttttttgtaataaggATGAACATAATCCTCAGGATTTTCTATCTTGTAGTGAATTGCAACCACTGCATGCCTACATGGAATCCCCACCAAATCCCAGAAATAACAACTACAACTATATTTAGTTAGGTCGACAACAAATTTTTCCATGGTGAACCCCTGAGTCACTTCAAACTTTGCCCCCCTTACCCAGACTGTAATTCAATTTGCACTTTTTTCAATTTCCTTATCTAGTCTTTTTTGAGGTTTAGGCATCACATTTGCAGTATATAAACTGCATTTGTATCTTAGGGATGCAAACCTACCCATGATGTATGATCTAATCCACTTCATCATAGTTATGATAGGTTTATCTCTAGTAATCAGAATTGAGCTATTGAAGGATTCAGATAAATTATTCATCAACACATCACACCTAGGATACATACTAAATTCATGTTTACACCAACATTTCCTAGGTATTTGAAGTATTTATAAGCATTGGATTAATTTTCTGCAACTCACCCATTTTTTTCCCATGCTTGATAGAAGGTAGCCTTTGCAACCCCCATCATAAGGTCCCGGATGACAACTCCTCCaccaaatctctttttaaaattactataaaGGTGTCTCAAACAGAACCTATGCTCCACTCCTTCCAATATCTCATCGAAAACTGTCATTAGTCCCTACAAAGAATACAATAATATTGCTATCATTTCAATTAAGATGTatgaaacaacaaaattaaaactgtTTCAGATTATGTTTACCTTCTGTTGATCTGAAATGAAAACCCAACGATTCGATTGGATGTCCCCAATATCTTCCAATAATAATGATAGAAACCATCTCCAAGTTTCTTTACATTCATTTTCCACCACTACAAAGGCTAATGGAAAGTACTGATCATTTGGGTCTCTACCAATTGCAACCAGTAATTGACCACCATAGGTTGTCTTTAAATGACAACCATCTACACCAATGAAAGGCCTACATCCAGCCAAGAACCCCTACTTGTAGCCATCTAAACACATGTAAAAAGACCCAAATCTTGGTTGCAAAGTGGGAGTGTGTTGGTTAATTTTGATCTTAAAGGTTCCAACCTTTACTCTTAATAACTCAGCCACATAATCATAAAGCAGAGCATATTGTCGTTGACCATCTCCCACCATGCAGTCCATTGCAATCTCCTTTGCTCTGGCAGCTCTCCAAGGCGTTACCCCAACACTATAATTCTTTCTAACTTCATCAATTATTTGGTTTACAGTCATGTTCCCCACATCTAAAAATTTGTCCAACAATACCTGTGCAATCCAATCTTTATTTGCATTCTTGTTGAACATAACCCTCCCACATCTATGACTGCCAACAAGTGTCTTCACTCTAAAGGTTTGGCTACCACCAACCTTGCTCACCATTATTAGAAAGCCACACTTCTTTTTACAAACAACCCTTACTCTTTTGTAATCATTCTTCACAAATTTAATTTCCTTCCCATTCAATACACTATGCTCTATAAGGGCATGCTTGAAATCTTTAAAGGAACAGAATTCCATccttaatttgaatttgaagcTCTTGTTCATATCTTCAGCATTATACTTCACAAATTTTGGCATTTTATCACTAACACCTTTATCACTATCAACATCAGAGCATAGTTGCTCACTATCGTATTCTTCATTGATCTCATGTTGTCCAACACAATCATTAGTCACAAATGACCCTTCACCAACATTTCTCTTTTTCCTACCTGAATTGGACTTTGCTTTCAATCTATTCCACCTCTCCAAAACCTGCTGAAAATTTCTTTGTGGCACATTATCTATGCCAaacccatcatcatcatcagcaACCCTTTCCGAAGAAATTATAATCTCTCTCTCCGAACCCACCAATTTGTCTTCGAGCTGCAAACCAAAACCCCCAATTTTGTTTTCGAAATCAGAACCCTATTCCAATTCGCAATCCCACTTTAAAGCTTCTCTTCGAAAATATCAGTTGCACTACCACTATCATGCAAGGCAACGTAGGGAAGGGTCGATTCGAATTCTTTTGTACGCTTTCTGATTAACAAAACCAAAGCTTCACACTCCAGTTTACTTTTCGTCTTCCACGTTTGCACTGTAGCTGAAATCTCTCTTAAAAATAATGTGTGACCTGGAACTCCGTCTGccaactaaaaaaaaactaacgaCATGCTAAAATAGGGACCAATTCCACGAGTTTCAGAAGATGGGGGACCAAAATAGATTAAAGTTTGAAGGAGGGACCAAAACCAAAAATGATCAATAGTTTGAGGACGTAAAACATAGTTAACCCATAATTACTgacaaatttctttttatccgTAAATTCCATCGATAAGTATCACAATTCGgtctttctcttcctcttctgATGCTTCTTActctttttattcttattcctctttctccttctccttaTCCGCAGTCATCGCCATTGTTGTCACATCTACCACTACCACTATCGTCACATATGTTGTGTATGCTGCCTTTGGCTCCTCC
Coding sequences:
- the LOC114165520 gene encoding uncharacterized protein LOC114165520, encoding MPQSHYAAVWQPHRATVRESIGNAIFLPSIFISKCVATELSTPLIVSLEDKLVGSEREIIISSERVADDDDGFGIDNVPQRNFQQVLERWNRLKAKSNSGRKKRNVGEGSFVTNDCVGQHEINEEYDSEQLCSDVDSDKGVSDKMPKFVKYNAEDMNKSFKFKLRMEFCSFKDFKHALIEHSVLNGKEIKFVKNDYKRVRVVCKKKCGFLIMVSKVGGSQTFRVKTLVGSHRCGRVMFNKNANKDWIAQVLLDKFLDVGNMTVNQIIDEVRKNYSVGVTPWRAARAKEIAMDCMVGDGQRQYALLYDYVAELLRVKGFLAGCRPFIGVDGCHLKTTYGGQLLVAIGRDPNDQYFPLAFVVVENECKETWRWFLSLLLEDIGDIQSNRWVFISDQQKGLMTVFDEILEGVEHRFCLRHLYSNFKKRFGGGVVIRDLMMGVAKATFYQAWEKNGHAVVAIHYKIENPEDYVHPYYKKNAYLACYGPEITPINGQQMWPKSDFPELLPPIFKTPPGRPKKLRMREVDEHRNTQRNTHAPAATEAECSNSAQARRQRPRKRERSSSLAGTSKQ